Within the Maribacter sp. BPC-D8 genome, the region TAGAATTTAAGGATAATCTCATGAGACCCATTATTAAATTCACCAAGTAAATTTGTATTGTAATCATACGAATACCCTGCAAATAAGGTATTAGAGATTTGAAAACCTGCTAAACCACTAAATGCGTTATCTAAACGATATGAAACACCAGCAGTAACCACATCAGAAATTAAGAAGTTACTCGATAAGTTCACATTAACCGGCGATCCCGATATAGTATTCACCAAAAAGGCAGGTTTAAATTTCAGGTTATCTGAAAGTTCAAAAACATAACCACCTATAAAATTGAATTGAAGTTTATCTTCTACTACCGATGCAATTTCGTCATTGTACACCCCTTCGGTTAAAAAGTTAGGCACAGAAGCACCAAAGTACCAATCTTCTGAATATAAGAAAGCACCAGCACCTACCGTTGGGTAGAATTTGCTTAGCATCTCTTCGCTCAGATTCTCACCTGGGTTCTCAAACGTACCTTTCGAAAAATCAACATTTAAAAATGAACCACCGGCATCAATACCGAACGACAATTTCGTTTCATCGGTTACCATTATCTGATAAGAATAAGAAATATCGGCATAGGTCTGCGTAGCAGGACCTAATTCATCATTTACGATATTAATACCTAAACCTACTTTTTCATTTTTAAACGGCAAGTTAGCACCAAAACGAAACGTTCTAGGCGCACCAGGTATATCGATCCACTGCGCTCTGTACAATCCAGAAAATTCAGGATTTTCTACCGTACCAACATAAGCCGGGTTAAAACTACCAATATTATACATGTACTGGGTGTACTGAGGTTCTTTCTGTGAAAATGCATTAAAGCTTAACAGAGAAAATAGTACTAAAGCAATAGTATAACTCGATTTATAAAAGTTATAATCCATAATTTATTTTATCTAATAAGCTGTATCCAACCTTTGTCTAATATTGCAGGTTGATTATTAACACTATAATTCATGATATAAAAAT harbors:
- a CDS encoding type IX secretion system membrane protein PorP/SprF; protein product: MDYNFYKSSYTIALVLFSLLSFNAFSQKEPQYTQYMYNIGSFNPAYVGTVENPEFSGLYRAQWIDIPGAPRTFRFGANLPFKNEKVGLGINIVNDELGPATQTYADISYSYQIMVTDETKLSFGIDAGGSFLNVDFSKGTFENPGENLSEEMLSKFYPTVGAGAFLYSEDWYFGASVPNFLTEGVYNDEIASVVEDKLQFNFIGGYVFELSDNLKFKPAFLVNTISGSPVNVNLSSNFLISDVVTAGVSYRLDNAFSGLAGFQISNTLFAGYSYDYNTNLLGEFNNGSHEIILKFYLGRKGPSKSKGSSDNNAKGKPKQVDSPRFF